One genomic region from Gammaproteobacteria bacterium encodes:
- the tadA gene encoding tRNA adenosine(34) deaminase TadA: protein MTPTLADDQRWMQRALELAERAEAAGEVPVGAVLVLDGDVIGEGWNRPISTNDPTAHAEIVALRSAASGLRNYRLTGSTLYVTLEPCPMCAGAIIHARVVRVVYGATDPRAGAAGTVYNLLQSDALNHRAVVEGGVLGELCSQKLSAFFRARR from the coding sequence ATGACGCCGACCCTGGCCGACGACCAGCGTTGGATGCAACGCGCGTTGGAGCTGGCCGAGCGTGCCGAAGCGGCAGGGGAAGTGCCGGTCGGCGCCGTGCTGGTGTTGGACGGCGATGTGATCGGCGAAGGTTGGAATCGACCGATTTCGACGAACGATCCGACGGCACATGCAGAAATTGTCGCACTGCGCAGCGCCGCCTCGGGATTACGCAATTATCGGCTGACCGGCAGCACGCTGTACGTCACGCTCGAACCTTGTCCCATGTGTGCCGGCGCCATCATCCATGCGCGCGTCGTGCGCGTGGTGTATGGCGCGACCGATCCGCGCGCAGGCGCCGCCGGTACGGTTTACAACTTGTTGCAGTCGGATGCGCTCAATCACCGAGCGGTGGTGGAGGGCGGTGTGCTCGGCGAGTTGTGCAGCCAGAAGTTGTCGGCGTTTTTTCGCGCGCGGCGTTAG
- a CDS encoding YbaB/EbfC family nucleoid-associated protein: MKGGLGGLMKQAQAMQENLRKAQEQLATIEVGGSAGGGMVNVTMTCRYDVRRVTIDPSLLQDDKEVLEDLVAAAINDAVRKVEKTTQEKMSGLTAGLELPGGMKLPF, encoded by the coding sequence ATGAAAGGCGGATTAGGCGGTTTGATGAAACAAGCGCAGGCGATGCAAGAGAACCTGCGTAAGGCCCAAGAACAGTTGGCGACGATCGAAGTCGGCGGCAGCGCGGGTGGCGGCATGGTGAACGTGACCATGACTTGCCGCTATGACGTGCGGCGCGTGACGATCGATCCGTCGCTGTTGCAGGACGACAAAGAAGTGCTCGAAGACTTAGTCGCGGCGGCGATCAACGACGCCGTGCGCAAAGTCGAGAAGACCACGCAGGAAAAAATGTCCGGTCTCACTGCCGGTCTCGAATTGCCGGGCGGTATGAAGTTGCCGTTCTAG
- the mltF gene encoding membrane-bound lytic murein transglycosylase MltF, with protein MALGHKPIVTKPATEVRLKTMGMGILTYAKRPGRNFLHRLAKIVLFASLSALFSCSLVERRQLDRIKRAGEIRVLTYTSAATYYETPEGPTGFEYDLAKAFADRLGVRLRVIVADQFTDILPRLRNGDADFAAAGIADTEARRSEVRFTPPYHEIRQQVVYRSGTTPPTKIEELTGREIEVPTDSLYAERLQTLQESHPALSWLESRDKTSEDLLQLVWEGLLELTVADSTIIAVNRQYFPELEVAFDLSKQQPLAWAFPLSEDNSVYDVATDFIKEQRQAGVLAQLIDRYYGPAARSNFINLAVYRDRIQNRLPQYQQLMEDAAKKYDIDWRMLAAVAYQESYWDPTQVSPTGVRGLMMLTHDTAEELGIVDLKDPAQSIDGGARYLRQLIDNVPERIPLPDRLWFALAAYNVGPAHLEDARVLTQQQGKDPDKWNDVKERLPLLAEPQWYLKAKYGYCRGDEPVLFVNRVRAYHDILAKIDDEERTKRVTHALHFKAPAI; from the coding sequence ATGGCCCTCGGCCACAAACCTATCGTGACAAAGCCGGCGACCGAGGTTAGGCTCAAAACCATGGGGATGGGGATTCTGACGTACGCCAAGCGGCCGGGCCGCAATTTTCTGCACCGACTCGCAAAAATAGTCCTATTTGCTTCGTTGTCCGCGCTTTTTAGCTGCTCGCTGGTCGAGCGCCGCCAGCTCGATCGGATCAAACGCGCCGGCGAGATCCGCGTTCTCACCTACACCAGCGCCGCCACTTATTATGAAACCCCCGAAGGCCCGACCGGTTTCGAATACGATCTGGCCAAGGCGTTCGCCGACCGACTGGGTGTGCGGCTGCGCGTCATCGTTGCCGATCAATTCACCGATATTTTGCCGCGGCTGCGCAATGGCGATGCCGACTTTGCGGCCGCCGGTATTGCCGACACCGAGGCGCGGCGCAGCGAAGTGCGTTTCACCCCGCCCTATCACGAAATCCGTCAACAGGTGGTTTATCGCAGCGGTACAACGCCGCCGACCAAAATCGAAGAATTGACCGGTCGCGAGATCGAAGTTCCGACCGACAGCCTTTATGCCGAGCGCTTGCAGACGTTGCAAGAATCGCATCCGGCGCTGAGCTGGCTCGAGAGCCGCGACAAGACGTCGGAAGATCTGTTGCAGCTGGTGTGGGAAGGATTGTTGGAACTGACTGTCGCCGACTCGACCATCATCGCCGTTAATCGTCAATATTTTCCGGAATTGGAAGTCGCCTTCGACCTTAGCAAACAACAACCGCTGGCGTGGGCGTTCCCGCTGTCGGAGGACAACAGTGTTTACGACGTCGCCACCGACTTTATAAAGGAACAGCGCCAGGCCGGCGTACTAGCGCAATTGATCGACCGTTATTACGGCCCGGCGGCGCGCTCGAACTTCATCAATCTCGCGGTGTACCGTGATCGCATTCAGAATCGTTTGCCGCAGTACCAGCAGTTGATGGAAGACGCGGCAAAAAAATACGACATCGACTGGCGCATGCTCGCCGCCGTTGCCTATCAAGAGTCGTATTGGGACCCGACGCAGGTTTCGCCGACCGGCGTGCGCGGCCTGATGATGTTGACCCACGATACCGCCGAAGAGCTCGGCATCGTCGATCTCAAGGACCCGGCACAAAGCATCGACGGCGGCGCCCGCTATTTGCGCCAGTTGATCGACAACGTGCCGGAACGCATTCCGCTGCCGGATCGTCTGTGGTTCGCGCTCGCCGCTTATAACGTCGGCCCGGCGCATCTGGAAGACGCGCGCGTGCTGACGCAGCAACAAGGCAAAGACCCCGATAAATGGAACGACGTGAAAGAACGGCTGCCGTTACTCGCCGAGCCGCAGTGGTATCTGAAAGCCAAGTACGGTTACTGCCGCGGCGATGAGCCGGTGCTTTTTGTGAATCGGGTGCGCGCTTATCACGATATTCTGGCCAAGATCGACGACGAAGAGCGGACCAAACGGGTGACGCATGCGCTTCACTTCAAGGCGCCGGCGATTTGA
- the mutL gene encoding DNA mismatch repair endonuclease MutL, translating into MSIRVLSPEVQQRIAAGEVVDRPASVLKELIENALDAGTQSVRVEIQEGGRRLIRVTDDGCGIPAAEVPLAFERFATSKIGSVDDLATVRSFGFRGEALASIASVTRVRLLTRTRDTLLGSEARLEGGRMVSLGEAGAPIGTRFEVWDLFYNTPARQKFLRSLKTEYGHLLRVFTSFALAFPEKQFVLNMDGREVYSFPSASPSERITAVFGQQLTSHLEEFDEVGNWGRVWGFVAAEQGGQRRVHLYVNRRPVRDAMLARAVADGLQGLTGLVVLFLEVHAPEIDINVHPAKTEVRFRQPFEIFERVRHALRRRARVFGSSHLQAAEDAAGYNVPEGFKLLGQVEDTFLLTLHDGHLYVIDQHAAEECVFYERLRQGKVGRRDLIAPQVVTLTEDERAFVEANAEALAACGFVIEPFGPLVLALRSIPEIVAPKESARVFAQLLARVRSGREELHQALSCLAAMKAGWPLTPEQQERLIAGWRQTANPHACAHNRPVYYRLALDDVRRKIGRTGLSCEFDQKNNSSCDCATAVSERVD; encoded by the coding sequence ATGAGCATTCGCGTTTTATCTCCGGAAGTCCAACAACGCATCGCCGCCGGCGAAGTCGTCGACCGGCCGGCGAGCGTGCTCAAGGAATTGATCGAGAATGCACTCGATGCTGGCACGCAGAGCGTGCGCGTCGAGATTCAAGAGGGCGGGCGCCGCCTGATTCGCGTGACCGACGACGGTTGTGGCATTCCCGCCGCCGAGGTGCCGCTCGCGTTTGAACGCTTCGCCACCAGCAAGATCGGCTCGGTCGACGATCTGGCGACGGTGCGTTCATTCGGCTTTCGCGGTGAGGCACTGGCCAGCATCGCCTCGGTGACCCGCGTACGTCTGCTCACGCGCACGCGCGACACGTTGCTCGGCAGCGAAGCGCGTTTGGAAGGTGGACGGATGGTGTCGCTCGGCGAGGCCGGTGCGCCGATCGGTACGCGCTTCGAGGTGTGGGATCTGTTTTACAACACACCGGCGCGACAGAAGTTTTTGCGTAGTCTCAAGACCGAGTACGGCCATCTGTTGCGCGTGTTTACTAGCTTCGCGCTGGCCTTTCCCGAGAAACAGTTTGTCCTGAATATGGACGGTCGGGAGGTCTACAGTTTTCCGTCGGCGTCTCCGAGCGAACGCATCACCGCCGTATTCGGCCAACAGCTGACCTCGCATCTGGAAGAGTTCGACGAAGTCGGTAACTGGGGCCGGGTTTGGGGCTTCGTCGCGGCGGAGCAGGGTGGCCAGCGGCGGGTGCATCTCTACGTGAACCGGCGTCCGGTGCGTGACGCCATGCTCGCCCGTGCCGTTGCCGACGGATTGCAAGGCCTGACCGGTTTGGTGGTGTTATTTCTCGAAGTCCATGCGCCGGAGATCGACATCAACGTGCATCCGGCGAAAACCGAGGTGCGCTTTCGTCAGCCGTTCGAGATCTTCGAACGCGTGCGTCATGCGCTGCGGCGCCGCGCGCGCGTGTTCGGTAGCTCGCACCTGCAAGCCGCGGAAGACGCCGCCGGTTATAACGTGCCCGAAGGTTTCAAGCTGCTCGGACAGGTGGAAGACACGTTTCTGCTCACACTCCATGACGGTCATCTTTATGTCATCGATCAGCACGCTGCTGAGGAGTGCGTGTTCTACGAGCGGCTGCGTCAAGGAAAGGTCGGCCGTCGTGATTTGATCGCACCGCAGGTGGTGACGTTGACCGAAGACGAGCGTGCGTTCGTCGAGGCCAACGCCGAAGCGCTTGCCGCCTGTGGATTTGTGATTGAACCGTTCGGTCCGTTGGTGTTGGCGCTGCGTTCGATCCCGGAGATCGTCGCACCCAAAGAGTCGGCGCGCGTCTTTGCACAACTGCTGGCGCGCGTGCGCAGTGGGCGCGAGGAGCTGCACCAAGCTCTGTCCTGTTTGGCGGCTATGAAGGCCGGTTGGCCGCTGACGCCGGAACAGCAAGAACGGCTGATTGCCGGCTGGCGCCAGACCGCCAATCCCCATGCCTGCGCCCACAACCGCCCGGTGTATTACCGACTAGCGCTCGATGATGTCCGCCGCAAAATCGGGCGCACCGGCTTGAGCTGCGAATTCGATCAGAAAAATAATAGTAGTTGTGACTGTGCGACCGCCGTCAGTGAACGCGTGGACTGA
- a CDS encoding class I SAM-dependent methyltransferase, producing the protein MAVNSSHKTAFVPETRIGFWFLGTQTWVLKVLRVALADLDRLFPERRPSYPVVLDVGCGQGKSFRLLHDRFHPQQLIGIDAEDKCLQCARAEAAKENLSVDIRRGNVAVLDLADNSVDLLFCHQTFHHLVHQEQSLREFYRVLKPGGVLLFAESTRAYIHSWMIRLFFRHPMHVQRSAEEYLAMIRAQGFEFGPQNVSFPFLWWSRSDLGTLEWFGVPPPKDREETLVNVVARKPL; encoded by the coding sequence ATGGCGGTTAATTCCAGTCATAAAACGGCGTTCGTTCCTGAAACCCGTATTGGTTTTTGGTTTCTCGGTACGCAGACATGGGTCCTCAAGGTTCTGCGTGTAGCGCTAGCCGATCTAGACCGGTTATTTCCCGAGCGTCGCCCGAGCTATCCGGTGGTGCTCGACGTCGGTTGCGGGCAGGGTAAATCGTTTCGTTTGTTGCACGATCGGTTTCACCCGCAGCAATTGATCGGTATCGATGCCGAAGATAAGTGCCTGCAGTGCGCGCGCGCCGAAGCAGCGAAAGAAAACTTATCGGTCGATATTCGTCGTGGCAATGTCGCTGTGCTCGATCTTGCGGATAACAGTGTCGATTTGCTGTTTTGTCATCAGACGTTTCATCATCTGGTGCATCAGGAGCAATCGCTGCGTGAGTTTTATCGGGTGCTGAAGCCGGGTGGGGTGTTGTTGTTCGCCGAGTCGACGCGTGCGTACATTCATTCCTGGATGATTCGGTTGTTCTTTCGTCATCCGATGCATGTGCAGCGAAGCGCTGAGGAATATTTGGCCATGATCCGTGCGCAGGGCTTCGAGTTCGGTCCGCAGAATGTTTCGTTTCCGTTTCTTTGGTGGAGCCGTTCCGATTTGGGTACGTTGGAGTGGTTTGGGGTTCCACCGCCGAAGGATCGGGAGGAGACGTTGGTTAATGTGGTGGCGCGGAAGCCGCTTTAG
- the dnaX gene encoding DNA polymerase III subunit gamma/tau, whose amino-acid sequence MSYQVLARKWRPRAFGELVGQTHVVRPLVNALDNNRLHHAFLFTGTRGVGKTTIARILAKSLNCETGVTSKPCGQCSACTEVDEGRFIDLIEVDAASRTKVDDTRELLDNVQYAPSRGRYKVYLIDEVHMLSGHSFNALLKTLEEPPPHVKFLLATTDPQKLPVTVLSRCLQFSLKRLSVEEIAAQIEKILSAEQIERDPASVRLVARAADGSMRDGLSLLDQAIAFGGGRLSEAEVRAMLGTIDHDAIDRILRALAADDASALLATVADVIDHGTDCSALLDELLQTLHRVALTQVDTRFAGDDEVERLQAHAAALPVEDVQLYYQIALLGRRDLPLAPDPRTGVEMTLLRMLAFRPVTDTVTSGEPARPATASTAPRVASSISSKPAVTAAALPVAKEAVKRPAIATPSPAPAVLASAPMMVSEPVAPVVVPPPTTATESRAPAGSWEDVVDRLTLSGLVKQLANNTVSESISDDVINLIVDESCAQLLNKEREATLKQALEQHYGRPLKLSIRAGRPPTETPSQLRARRGSEQQQAAVAAINSDPNIQALRDKFNARVNPETIRPAGKVGA is encoded by the coding sequence ATGAGCTACCAGGTGCTGGCACGCAAGTGGCGCCCCCGCGCGTTCGGGGAGCTGGTCGGCCAGACCCACGTGGTGCGCCCGTTGGTCAATGCGCTCGACAACAATCGGCTGCATCACGCGTTTCTGTTCACCGGTACGCGCGGTGTCGGTAAGACCACGATCGCACGTATTCTCGCCAAGTCGCTCAATTGCGAAACCGGCGTTACCTCTAAGCCTTGCGGCCAGTGCAGTGCCTGCACCGAAGTCGACGAAGGTCGCTTCATCGATCTGATCGAAGTCGACGCCGCCTCGCGCACCAAAGTCGACGATACCCGCGAGCTGCTCGATAATGTGCAATACGCGCCGTCGCGCGGCCGTTACAAGGTATACCTCATCGACGAAGTGCACATGCTGTCGGGTCACAGCTTCAACGCATTGTTGAAAACCCTGGAAGAGCCGCCGCCGCACGTCAAATTCCTATTGGCAACGACCGATCCGCAGAAGTTACCGGTGACGGTGTTGTCGCGTTGCTTGCAATTCAGTCTCAAGCGCTTGTCGGTCGAAGAGATTGCGGCGCAGATCGAAAAGATTTTATCGGCCGAGCAGATCGAGCGCGATCCTGCCTCGGTGCGACTGGTAGCGCGCGCTGCCGATGGCAGTATGCGCGACGGTCTAAGCTTGCTCGACCAGGCGATCGCCTTCGGCGGCGGTCGTTTAAGCGAGGCCGAGGTGCGGGCGATGCTCGGTACCATCGATCATGACGCGATCGACCGAATACTGCGGGCGCTGGCGGCCGACGATGCCAGTGCGCTGCTCGCGACCGTTGCCGATGTGATCGACCATGGTACCGATTGCTCGGCATTGCTCGACGAATTACTGCAGACACTGCACCGTGTGGCGCTGACCCAAGTCGACACACGTTTTGCTGGCGACGACGAAGTCGAGCGCTTGCAAGCGCATGCGGCGGCGTTGCCGGTCGAGGACGTGCAGCTTTATTACCAAATCGCATTGTTGGGTCGGCGCGATTTGCCGCTGGCGCCGGATCCGCGGACCGGCGTGGAGATGACGCTGTTGCGGATGTTGGCGTTTCGTCCCGTCACCGACACGGTGACTAGCGGCGAACCGGCACGACCAGCGACTGCTAGCACCGCGCCGCGTGTTGCCTCCAGCATTTCTAGTAAACCTGCGGTAACAGCGGCTGCACTGCCGGTGGCAAAAGAAGCCGTAAAACGCCCAGCCATTGCCACACCGTCGCCAGCGCCGGCTGTTTTGGCTAGCGCGCCGATGATGGTGTCAGAACCGGTGGCACCTGTTGTGGTGCCGCCGCCGACTACTGCAACCGAGTCGCGCGCACCAGCAGGATCGTGGGAGGACGTCGTCGACCGATTGACGCTCAGCGGATTGGTCAAGCAGTTGGCGAACAATACTGTCTCGGAATCCATCAGCGACGATGTAATCAATCTGATCGTCGACGAGTCGTGCGCTCAACTTCTTAATAAAGAACGCGAAGCCACGCTCAAGCAGGCGTTGGAGCAACATTATGGTCGGCCGCTGAAGCTCAGCATTCGTGCCGGCCGGCCGCCGACGGAGACGCCGTCGCAATTGCGCGCACGGCGCGGCAGTGAACAGCAGCAGGCGGCAGTCGCCGCTATCAACAGCGATCCGAACATCCAGGCGTTGCGCGACAAATTCAATGCGCGCGTCAATCCTGAAACGATTCGTCCGGCGGGAAAAGTCGGCGCATAA
- the recR gene encoding recombination protein RecR codes for MSNEIPSLEALKLALRRLPGVGPKSAQRMAFHLLERDRDGARVLAQALTHSVERIIHCQRCNNFSEAELCPICSSPRRDSSLLCVVESPSDLVSLDQSGVYNGMYFVLMGRLSPLDGVGPEDLGLHRLESLLDQGLIKEVVLATNLTVEGEATAHYVGDLVRRRNIRVTRIAYGVPVGGELEFTDRSTLARALSGRRET; via the coding sequence ATGAGTAATGAGATTCCTTCGTTAGAAGCCCTGAAGCTGGCGTTGCGCCGGCTGCCGGGTGTCGGTCCCAAGAGCGCGCAACGCATGGCGTTTCATCTGCTCGAGCGCGATCGTGACGGCGCCCGGGTGTTGGCGCAGGCGCTGACCCACTCGGTCGAGCGCATCATCCATTGCCAGCGTTGTAACAACTTCAGTGAAGCCGAGCTGTGCCCGATCTGTAGCTCGCCGCGACGCGATTCGTCGTTGCTGTGCGTGGTCGAGTCGCCGTCGGATCTGGTGTCGTTGGATCAGTCCGGCGTTTATAATGGTATGTACTTTGTGTTGATGGGTCGGTTGTCGCCACTCGACGGTGTCGGTCCGGAGGATCTCGGATTGCATCGTCTCGAGTCGTTACTCGATCAAGGTCTAATCAAGGAAGTCGTATTGGCGACCAACCTGACGGTCGAAGGCGAGGCGACGGCGCATTATGTCGGCGATCTCGTCCGGCGCCGTAACATTCGTGTGACCCGCATCGCCTATGGTGTGCCGGTCGGTGGTGAGCTCGAATTCACCGACCGCAGCACGCTCGCGCGAGCTCTCTCGGGTCGGCGGGAAACTTGA
- the mutS gene encoding DNA mismatch repair protein MutS — protein sequence MSRGKNQTRAGLAPRAPETDMMEQYARVKEKYRDVLLFYRFGDFYELFYDDAVLAARALDIVLTARPQGKDRDRVPMCGVPHHRLEFYLARLIEKGHHVAICEQLEAPSKGRGLIRREVIRVVTPGTFYESERQEGALAALRFDSDRVGLAFLRLATGEFLVTDIGRDELAAVLARLRPEEVLLAAGDQLPELPLYRPFVVERPAEAFQSQVALTRLAGHFGREAIEPLKLSVFGALSAAGALLAYLQETQMAFLPHLQAPKPYANEEYVWLDPQTQRNLELVENLFQGTTEGTLFSVLHQTATSMGRRRLQQWLLHPLRGVAAIRARQEAVAELVANHRLRDELRETFAGILDLERLTSRITSAVANPRDLASLRASIAALPRVRECLTTVKAPLLRQLHERLDALTDVHAEIARVLVDEPRAVTREGGLVRTGVSTELDELHTLQHHGSGWLTAFEAQERERSGIPNLKVGFNKIHGYYIEITKSYLRAIPPDYQRRQTLVNAERFITDALREFETKSLSAVERAKELEYQLFVGLRDQVASHAGRLRQTAEALGTIDVLAAFAHVAMLKGWIRPEVSDDYRIAIDEGRHPVVEALADGFVPNDLHLDEGKSFLLLTGPNAAGKSTYVRQAAVLVLLAQIGSFVPAQRAIIGVVDRIFTRVGAADFLARGLSTFMVEMMETANILRYASPRSLVILDEVGRGTGSADGQAIAQAVAEALAQTVGAKTLFTTHYHQLAALAERIPTIVNARLAVREEREQVTFLYKVMPGATQKSYGINVAQLAGLPAAVVQRAAALLAEWELGTARAPDTIGKPGPGVSPATRSMEHEALLERLRQIDPLHTTPIEALQRLAELKELVTHTVDKNSKRAHEPARITSLTPKPIKA from the coding sequence GTGAGCAGAGGAAAAAATCAAACACGCGCCGGATTGGCGCCGCGCGCGCCCGAGACCGACATGATGGAGCAGTACGCTCGGGTCAAGGAGAAGTACCGCGACGTTCTGCTGTTTTACCGCTTTGGCGATTTCTACGAGTTGTTCTACGACGACGCCGTGCTGGCTGCACGGGCGCTCGACATTGTGCTGACGGCACGACCGCAGGGGAAAGACCGGGACCGCGTGCCGATGTGCGGGGTGCCGCATCATCGGTTGGAATTTTACCTGGCGCGCCTGATCGAGAAGGGTCACCACGTCGCGATTTGCGAACAGCTCGAAGCTCCGAGTAAGGGCCGCGGCTTGATCCGGCGTGAGGTGATCCGCGTCGTCACGCCCGGTACCTTTTACGAATCCGAACGGCAAGAAGGCGCGCTCGCGGCCTTGCGTTTCGATAGCGACCGCGTTGGTCTCGCGTTTCTGCGACTGGCGACCGGTGAATTCCTCGTGACCGATATTGGCCGCGACGAGCTGGCGGCGGTGCTCGCGCGACTGCGGCCGGAGGAAGTGCTGCTGGCGGCCGGCGATCAGCTTCCGGAGTTGCCGTTGTATCGCCCGTTCGTGGTTGAGCGGCCGGCCGAGGCGTTTCAATCGCAAGTGGCGCTGACCCGGCTTGCCGGTCACTTTGGTCGCGAGGCGATCGAGCCGCTCAAGCTGTCGGTGTTCGGGGCGTTGTCGGCGGCGGGTGCATTGCTCGCTTATTTGCAAGAAACGCAAATGGCGTTCCTGCCGCATTTGCAGGCGCCGAAGCCGTATGCCAACGAAGAGTACGTCTGGCTAGACCCGCAGACGCAACGCAATCTGGAGCTGGTCGAGAATCTGTTCCAAGGGACGACCGAGGGGACGTTGTTCTCGGTACTGCACCAAACCGCGACCAGCATGGGTCGGCGGCGTTTACAGCAATGGCTGTTGCATCCGTTGCGTGGCGTGGCGGCGATCCGCGCGCGCCAGGAAGCGGTGGCGGAGTTAGTGGCGAACCATCGCCTACGCGATGAGTTGCGCGAAACGTTTGCCGGCATTTTGGATCTCGAACGTCTAACCTCGCGTATTACCTCGGCAGTGGCCAATCCGCGCGATCTCGCGTCGTTGCGCGCGTCGATCGCGGCGCTACCGCGAGTGCGTGAGTGTCTGACGACGGTCAAGGCGCCGCTGCTTCGGCAATTGCATGAGCGACTCGATGCGTTGACGGACGTACATGCCGAGATTGCGCGGGTGCTGGTGGACGAGCCGCGTGCCGTAACGCGTGAAGGCGGCCTTGTTCGTACCGGCGTATCGACCGAGCTGGACGAGTTGCATACCTTGCAACACCACGGCAGCGGTTGGCTCACCGCCTTCGAGGCGCAAGAGCGTGAGCGCAGCGGCATCCCCAACCTCAAAGTCGGTTTCAACAAGATTCACGGTTACTACATCGAGATCACGAAGTCGTACCTGCGCGCAATCCCGCCGGACTATCAGCGTCGGCAGACATTGGTAAACGCCGAGCGTTTCATCACCGATGCGCTGCGCGAGTTCGAGACGAAGAGTTTGTCGGCGGTCGAGCGGGCGAAGGAATTGGAGTATCAGTTGTTTGTCGGCCTGCGCGATCAAGTGGCGAGCCATGCAGGTCGTCTGCGGCAGACGGCGGAAGCCTTGGGCACTATCGATGTACTGGCAGCGTTCGCGCACGTTGCGATGCTCAAGGGTTGGATTCGGCCGGAGGTGTCGGACGATTATCGCATTGCCATCGACGAAGGCCGTCATCCGGTAGTCGAAGCGCTGGCCGACGGTTTTGTGCCGAACGATTTGCACTTGGACGAAGGTAAGTCGTTCTTGTTATTGACCGGCCCGAACGCGGCCGGCAAGAGTACCTATGTGCGACAGGCGGCGGTGCTGGTGTTGCTGGCGCAGATCGGCAGCTTCGTGCCGGCGCAGCGCGCGATTATCGGCGTGGTCGATCGTATCTTCACGCGCGTGGGCGCGGCTGATTTTCTCGCGCGCGGTTTGTCCACGTTCATGGTGGAGATGATGGAGACGGCGAATATCCTGCGTTACGCCAGCCCACGGAGCTTGGTCATTTTGGACGAGGTCGGCCGCGGTACCGGCAGCGCCGATGGTCAGGCGATTGCACAAGCGGTGGCGGAAGCGCTGGCGCAAACGGTCGGTGCCAAGACATTGTTCACGACGCATTACCATCAACTCGCGGCGTTGGCGGAGCGCATTCCGACCATCGTTAATGCGCGCCTGGCGGTGCGCGAAGAGCGCGAACAGGTGACATTCCTATATAAAGTCATGCCCGGTGCTACGCAAAAGAGTTATGGCATTAACGTCGCCCAACTTGCCGGACTGCCGGCAGCGGTGGTGCAGCGCGCGGCGGCGTTGCTCGCGGAATGGGAACTGGGCACGGCGCGCGCACCAGATACTATCGGCAAACCGGGACCGGGGGTGTCTCCGGCTACCCGATCGATGGAGCATGAGGCGTTGCTGGAACGTTTACGTCAGATTGATCCGTTGCACACCACACCGATCGAGGCGTTGCAGCGCCTGGCCGAGCTCAAGGAGCTTGTGACGCACACGGTCGACAAGAACTCCAAGCGCGCGCACGAACCGGCGCGGATAACGTCGCTCACACCGAAGCCGATCAAGGCATGA